The Pyrenophora tritici-repentis strain M4 chromosome 3, whole genome shotgun sequence genome has a window encoding:
- a CDS encoding FabG, Dehydrogenase with different specificities (related to short-chain alcohol dehydrogenase) encodes MVVHVPTASLEGQVALITGAGRGIGRGCAIELGKRGASVVVNYVSSEGPANEVCEIIKGFNNGANAIAIQADVSKVSEIHRLFEEAKKAFGKINIVMSNSGTESWDVTEEISEEKYDHVFNLNTRAQFFVGQTAYKHIEDNGRIILMSSIAAGLLGVKDHALYNASKMAVIGFIKAFATDFGKRGITVNGVAPGGIKSDMFTQNAWHYIPGGSPDWPAEKIETLMANHCPLGRCAVPEDVARVVAFLASEDGGWVNGQVLTISGGSSQ; translated from the coding sequence ATGGTTGTCCACGTCCCTACCGCCTCCCTCGAAGGCCAAGTCGCCCTCATCACCGGTGCTGGCCGCGGTATCGGACGAGGCTGCGCCATCGAGCTGGGCAAGCGCGGAGCCTCCGTCGTCGTAAACTATGTCTCCTCCGAAGGCCCAGCCAACGAAGTATGCGAGATAATCAAGGGCTTCAACAACGGCGCGAATGCCATCGCCATCCAAGCAGACGTCTCCAAAGTGAGCGAGATCCACAGACTATTCGAGGAGGCCAAGAAGGCGTTTGGCAAAATCAACATCGTTATGAGCAACTCGGGCACTGAGAGTTGGGACGTCACAGAGGAGATTAGCGAGGAGAAGTACGATCACGTATTCAACTTGAACACCAGGGCACAGTTCTTCGTCGGTCAGACAGCATACAAGCACATTGAGGATAACGGCCGTATCATTCTCATGAGCTCCATTGCTGCTGGTCTACTGGGTGTTAAGGACCACGCTCTCTACAACGCTTCTAAGATGGCGGTTATCGGTTTTATCAAGGCGTTTGCAACTGATTTTGGAAAACGCGGTATCACTGTCAACGGTGTCGCCCCAGGAGGCATCAAATCAGACATGTTCACACAGAACGCTTGGCATTATATCCCAGGCGGTAGCCCTGACTGGCCTGCTGAGAAGATTGAGACGTTGATGGCGAACCACTGCCCTCTTGGACGTTGTGCGGTTCCGGAAGATGTGGCGCGAGTGGTGGCGTTTTTGGCTTCCGAGGACGGTGGCTGGGTAAACGGGCAGGTACTTACCATCTCCGGTGGCTCATCGCAGTAA
- a CDS encoding RNA-binding protein (RRM domain): MADQQNPGAQLPPPPQAGAPGYENQGQPQQHMPPPPLAPVIIPQNNNPIPTAISSPMSGNPMSPTSGQPGYVPRRAAPEPNKRALYVGGLDPRVTEDVLRQIFETTGHVQSVKIIPDKTASSPSFNSKGFNYGFVEYDDPGAAERGMATLNGRRIHNNEIRVNWAYQSNNTAKEDTSNHFHIFVGDLSNEVNDEVLLQAFSTFGPVSEARVMWDMKTGRSRGYGFVAFRDRADADRALSSMDGEWLGSRAIRCNWANQKGQPSISQQQAMASMGMTPTTPFGHHHFPTHGVQSYDMVVAQTPAWQTTCYVGNLTPYTSQSDLVPLFQNFGYVTETRFQSDRGFAFIKMDTHENAAMAICQLNGYNVNGRPLKCSWGKDRPPTGQFEGYSPAGGPNSAYPQTPSAYFPQYGGGPQGGPMSPSGPSPGGQPFAQQQQAFGNPGMPYQQQMQQPGSAGGYGRGAPQQPQWGQSPQAAFSQNGFGGYQG, from the exons ATGGCCGACCAACAGAACCCCGGGGCACAGCTCCCCCCTCCTCCTCAGGCTGGCGCGCCCGGCTACGAAAATCAGGGCCAGCCTCAGCAGCACatgccgccgccgccgctcGCGCCTGTCATCATTCCGCAGAACAACAACCCCATCCCCACGGCCATCAGCTCGCCCATGTCAGGCAACCCCATGTCCCCGACCAGCGGCCAGCCCGGCTACGTCCCTCGTCGCGCTGCCCCCGAGCCGAACAAGCGCGCGCTATACGTTGGTGGACTGGACCCCAGAGTTACCGAGGACGTTCTTCGTCAGATTTTCGAGACGACTGGCCATGTCCAGAGCGTCAAGATCATTCCAGACAAGACTGCAAGTTCTCCTTCT TTCAACTCCAAGGGCTTCAACTACGGTTTCGTCGAGTATGACGACCCGGGCGCGGCCGAGCGTGGCATGGCCACCCTCAATGGCCGTCGCATTCACAACAAT GAAATTCGCGTAAACTGGGCTTACCAATCTAACAACACAGCCAAGGAAGACACGTCTAACCACTTCCACATCTTCGTTGGTGATCTGTCCAACGAGGTCAATGATGAGGTTCTACTCCAGGCTTTCTCCACCTTTGGACCCGTCTCTGAAGCCCGCGTCATGTGGGACATGAAGACGGGTAGATCGCGCGGCTATGGCTTCGTCGCTTTTAGGGATCGCGCCGATGCTGATCGTGCTCTCAGCTCCATGGACGGAGAGTGGCTTGGTTCCCGCGCCATCCGCTGCAACTGGGCCAACCAGAAGGGTCAGCCATCCATCTCGCAGCAACAGGCCATGGCCTCAATGGGCATGACGCCAACCACTCCCTTTGGACACCATCACTTCCCCACCCATGGCGTCCAGAGCTACGACATGGTTGTCGCCCAGACTCCCGCCTGGCAAACTACGTGCTACGTCGGCAACCTCACCCCTTACACCTCACAGTCCGATCTAGTCCCTCTCTTCCAGAACTTTGGTTATGTCACTGAGACGCGCTTCCAGTCGGATCGTGGGTTTGCCTTCATCAAGATGGACACGCATGAGAATGCCGCCATGGCCATCTGCCAGCTGAACGGCTACAACGTCAATGGCCGTCCTCTGAAGTGCAGC TGGGGCAAAGACCGTCCTCCGACTGGCCAGTTTGAGGGCTACTCGCCCGCTGGCGGTCCCAACTCAGCTTACCCTCAAACGCCCAGCGCGTACTTTCCTCAGTATGGTGGTGGGCCACAAGGTGGTCCCATGTCACCCTCAG GACCTAGCCCCGGCGGACAACCTTTcgcgcagcagcagcaggcctTTGGCAACCCCGGCATGCCCTACCAGCAGCAGATGCAGCAACCGGGCAGCGCTGGTGGCTATGGTCGTGGTGCTCCTCAGCAGCCGCAGTGGGGTCAATCTCCTCAAGCCGCCTTCAGCCAGAACGGCTTCGGCGGATACCAGGGCTAA
- a CDS encoding RP1-2 multi-domain protein, which translates to MKQQLQHIVPNATERFHDALDELENEVRLAQAVIRRDMALLKQDRKKKEAAAKQQEVEKARLAAETRAAPAVQEVALVKVEKTVTPAPPEPVVMQEAPEPAKAKEPEPEPEAAVKREVEDTKAPPPPIETSIEPPKDPLFDATPTTGNHQESEFDFDAMFGDHMDETSDNNAHDMMDTTDDIHFNLDDGNDEPSLLRGLEDFAKDSVDDNANQTSNMDIDFTMPDLPGLNLSTDSKTNMNTDMHRNVTAKPPPEPEPEPAPKPEEPKPAAQPPPEEKKEETSTNDDMMGTMATDDLEDLFNMDEYENPEQSSFDDAFFNFDQ; encoded by the coding sequence ATGAAGCAGCAACTACAGCACATCGTACCGAACGCCACCGAACGCTTTCACGATGCACTAGACGAGCTCGAGAACGAGGTACGCCTCGCACAGGCAGTAATACGCAGGGACATGGCATTGCTGAAGCAAGACCGTAAGAAGAAGGAGGCGGCCGCGAAACAACAAGAGGTGGAGAAGGCGCGACTGGCCGCTGAGACGAGAGCTGCCCCTGCTGTTCAGGAAGTAGCACTCGTCAAGGTAGAAAAGACAGTCACGCCCGCACCGCCTGAACCTGTCGTCATGCAAGAAGCGCCTGAGCCAGCAAAAGCAAAGGAGCCCGAGCCCGAACCCGAAGCTGCAGTCAAGCGAGAGGTCGAAGATACAAAGGCACCACCGCCGCCCATCGAGACAAGCATCGAGCCGCCAAAAGATCCGCTTTTCGATGCCACACCCACAACTGGCAATCATCAGGAATCCGAGTTTGACTTTGATGCCATGTTTGGTGATCACATGGATGAAACCAGCGACAACAACGCGCACGATATGATGGATACCACCGACGACATCCATTTCAACCTCGACGACGGCAATGATGAACCTTCACTACTGCGCGGTCTCGAGGACTTTGCAAAGGACAGCGTCGATGACAATGCGAATCAAACCTCGAACATGGATATTGATTTTACCATGCCTGATCTCCCAGGCCTCAATCTGAGCACCGACAGCAAGACGAACATGAACACAGATATGCACAGGAACGTGACTGCCAAACCCCCAccagagccagagccagagccagCGCCGAAACCCGAAGAACCAAAACCCGCAGCTCAGCCGCCACctgaagagaagaaggaagaaaCAAGTACCAATGACGACATGATGGGTACCATGGCTACTGATGACCTCGAAGACCTTTTCAACATGGACGAATACGAAAATCCTGAGCAGTCATCCTTTGACGATGCATTCTTCAACTTTGACCAATAA
- a CDS encoding SurE, acid phosphatase, with translation MHILVTNDDGPPSDQSSPYVHSLVSTLQKYGHTVSVILPHTQRSWIGKAHLVGKSIQPTYYRPAPLQTTPEGRLTNHGTTHNSPLPPSSNEEEWVLVDSTPASCVQIGLYHYFTERGPIDLVLSGPNYGRNSTAVFSLSSGTIGGAMEAAVCGMKSIALSYAFFDRNHDANIISGASELSAKIIQHLWDNWDASTHLYSVNVPLVENVGTRKILWTNMLQNSWKSGSCFQVVEVPSEADDTPADIEGQIRRQEEKLGKKELRSNSGIQGGTDSGTETPSGLAHARYTHKHFRWAPSFKDVYESVEASEPGNDGWAVAQGFTSVTPLRANFMHVNGFEGEIKLGELSS, from the exons ATGCATATCCTT GTGACCAACGACGATGGCCCGCCATCAGACCAGTCCTCGCCCTACGTACACTCGCTGGTGTCAACACTGCAAAAGTATGGACATACCGTATCGGTAATTCTTCCGCATACGCAAAGATCGTGGATAGGCAAGGCACATCTTGTTGGCAAGTCG ATACAACCAACATACTACCGCCCTGCTCCTCTCCAAACCACCCCGGAAGGCCGCCTCACTAATCACGGTACAACGCACAACTCGCCGCTCCCGCCCTCGTCCAACGAAGAAGAATGGGTGCTCGTCGACTCAACACCCGCCTCATGCGTACAAATCGGTCTATACCACTACTTCACCGAGCGCGGTCCCATTGACCTCGTCCTCTCTGGGCCAAACTACGGCCGTAACTCGACAGCCGTCTTCTCTCTCTCATCGGGCACAATCGGCGGCGCAATGGAAGCAGCCGTCTGCGGCATGAAATCCATCGCCCTATCATACGCCTTCTTCGACCGCAACCACGACGCCAACATCATCAGCGGTGCTTCTGAACTCAGCGCAAAGATAATCCAACACCTTTGGGATAACTGGGACGCCTCCACGCATCTCTACTCCGTCAACGTACCTCTGGTCGAGAACGTAGGAACCCGCAAGATTCTATGGACAAACATGCTTCAGAACTCATGGAAGTCTGGTTCTTGCTTCCAGGTTGTCGAGGTGCCGTCGGAAGCCGATGATACTCCCGCGGACATTGAGGGCCAGATACGCAGACAGGAGGAGAAGTTGGGCAAGAAGGAACTTAGGTCCAATTCAGGCATACAGGGCGGCACGGATTCTGGGACGGAGACGCCATCGGGACTGGCGCATGCGAGGTATACCCATAAACACTTTAGGTGGGCACCATCTTTCAAAGATGTGTATGAGAGTGTGGAGGCGAGTGAGCCGGGGAATGATGGGTGGGCGGTTGCGCAGGGGTTTACGAGTGTAACCCCGTTGAGGGCGAATTTCATGCATGTGAATGGGTTTGAGGGCGAGATTAAACTCGGGGAGTTGTCATCGTAG
- a CDS encoding DNA repair and recombination protein pif1, mitochondrial precursor has product MSMFKQAVQDYDSVASTSPPNNAFKQSSIGNTFKARPLGNGIKQNDAGPPQRPLGAGTKDIGTKGIKRTSNGSAKPLGSEEDVFEYPTLNIAGMEKENELPASFHTSTTGSLATALFDEDDFDSDVDLDVEDPATKGTVTYPTLPSASSTGSRDSGYNSRIQTANIKPETKSSQSVPWSSSPPEHFKAPVKSEPLKTKRRKLPWPSDQKTQSIQEEDEAEVERQAARPSKRPSTEADKVISTPKPKSEYLWNTTASAIKQQQKNLRETKAQAKISQSTQDDAKEAIKKKNKNAVHKIFLSEEQQNVLNLVTEYKKSVFFTGSAGTGKSVLLREIIAALRRKYVREPDRVAVTASTGLAACNIGGVTLHSFSGIGLGKEPAEDLVKKIRRNQKAKQRWMRTKVLIMDEVSMVDGDLFDKLEQIARTIRNNGRPFGGIQLVITGDFFQLPPVPDHGRQAKFAFDAGTWTTSIEHTIGLHHVFRQKDPVFAGMLNEMREGRLTPESIARFKKLERPLPTTDESVEATELFPTRQEVDRANSSRMLQLHGNTFTFDARDGGTIQNKEMRDKLLQNCMVPEQIHLKKGAQVMLVKNMDDTLVNGSLGKVTGFMTEQMFNIYKDDEEAFLEAGPSEAALKVEMGKATLGINTNQVYPVVRFAIADGTTRDLLCKREDWKIELPNGEVQASRSQIPLILAWALSIHKAQGQTLERVRVDLGRVFEKGQAYVALSRATSMAGLQILRFDPRKVLAHEKVRLFYSSLSTAEQIEGKAKSKTILVL; this is encoded by the exons ATGTCCATGTTCAAGCAAGCTGTGCAGGATTATGACTCCGTCGCGTCCACCTCGCCGCCAAACAATGCCTTCAAGCAATCGTCGATAGGAAATACTTTCAAGGCGCGTCCTTTGGGGAATGGGATAAAACAAAACGATGCGGGGCCGCCGCAGCGGCCATTGGGTGCCGGCACAAAGGACATCGGCACAAAGGGCATCAAGAGGACTTCAAATGGCTCCGCCAAGCCATTGGGATCTGAAGAGGATGTATTCGAGTACCCCACGCTTAATATCGCCGGCATGGAGAAGGAGAATGAGCTGCCCGCGTCTTTCCACACCAGCACCACCGGTAGTCTAGCAACGGCGCTGTTCGACGAGGACGACTTCGATAGCGATGTGGATCTGGACGTTGAGGATCCGGCGACAAAAGGCACTGTTACTTACCCCACATTACCTAGTGCCTCGTCTACTGGGTCAAGAGACTCTGGATACAATTCACGGATACAGACAGCAAACATCAAACCCGAGACGAAGAGTAGCCAGTCGGTACCCTGGTCGTCTTCTCCACCCGAACATTTCAAGGCACCTGTAAAGTCCGAGCCTTTGAAGACAAAGCGAAGAAAGCTACCGTGGCCATCGGACCAGAAGACACAGTCCATacaagaagaagatgaagctGAAGTAGAACGACAAGCTGCACGCCCTAGTAAACGCCCATCAACGGAAGCTGACAAGGTTATCTCAACACCAAAGCCCAAGTCGGAATACCTCTGGAACACTACAGCCAGTGCTATCAAGCAGCAGCAAAAGAATCTGAGGGAAACCAAAGCACAGGCGAAGATCAGCCAGAGCACACAAGACGATGCAAAGGAAGCCATCAAGAAGAAAAACAAGAACGCCGTCCATAAGATCTTCCTGAGTGAAGAGCAACAAAATGTACTAAACCTTGTGACGGAGTACAAGAAGAGCGTGTTCTTCACTGGTTCTGCTG GTACTGGTAAATCAGTCCTACTTCGAGAGATCATAGCGGCTTTGCGACGAAAGTACGTTCGTGAGCCAGACCGAGTAGCTGTGACTGCATCAACAGGTCTCGCTGCTTGCAACATTGGTGGCGTCACCCTGCACAGCTTCTCCGGTATCGGTCTTGGTAAGGAACCGGCTGAGGATCTAGTCAAGAAGATTAGACGCAACCAGAAAGCAAAGCAGCGGTGGATGCGTACCAAGGTGTTGATCATGGATGAAGTCTCCATGGTGGACGGCGATCTGTTTGACAAGCTGGAGCAGATTGCACGCACTATCCGCAATAACGGCAGACCATTTGGCGGTATCCAACTCGTCATTACGGGTGACTTCTTCCAACTACCTCCTGTTCCAGACCATGGGCGGCAAGCAAAGTTTGCCTTTGACGCGGGGACCTGGACCACAAGTATCGAGCACACTATTGGCCTGCATCACGTGTTCCGTCAGAAGGATCCAGTATTTGCCGGTATGCTCAATGAAATGCGAGAGGGTCGATTAACACCCGAGTCAATCGCACGGTTCAAGAAGCTGGAGCGCCCTCTGCCAACAACCGACGAGAGCGTCGAAGCAACAGAATTGTTCCCCACACGTCAGGAGGTCGATCGTGCAAACAGTTCTCGCATGCTCCAACTTCACGGCAACACATTTACCTTCGACGCCCGTGACGGCGGTACCATTCAGAACAAGGAAATGCGAGACAAGCTTCTACAGAACTGCATGGTCCCAGAGCAGATACATCTGAAGAAGGGTGCGCAAGTGATGCTGGTCAAGAACATGGACGATACGTTGGTCAACGGCTCGCTCGGCAAGGTAACCGGATTCATGACGGAGCAAATGTTCAACATCTACAAGGACGACGAAGAAGCCTTCCTCGAGGCCGGCCCATCGGAAGCTGCCCTGAAGGTGGAAATGGGAAAGGCCACGCTCGGAATCAACACCAATCAGGTGTATCCAGTAGTGCGCTTCGCCATCGCCGATGGCACAACACGCGATCTACTCTGTAAGCGCGAAGACTGGAAGATTGAGCTCCCCAACGGCGAAGTGCAAGCCTCGCGCTCCCAGATCCCACTCATCCTCGCCTGGGCGCTCTCAATTCACAAGGCGCAAGGTCAAACCCTGGAGCGCGTCCGCGTCGACCTTGGCCGTGTGTTCGAGAAGGGTCAGGCGTACGTTGCGCTCTCCCGTGCGACGAGCATGGCGGGTTTGCAGATCCTCCGCTTCGATCCTAGGAAGGTGCTTGCGCATGAGAAAGTGAGGCTGTTCTATAGCAGTTTGAGCACGGCGGAGCAGATTGAGGGCAAGGCGAAGAGTAAGACTATTCTGG TGTTATGA